One window of Nicotiana tomentosiformis chromosome 11, ASM39032v3, whole genome shotgun sequence genomic DNA carries:
- the LOC138901676 gene encoding uncharacterized protein encodes MGIVETSGAALTTFQLSRAAYQWWWDYEEGSPADATSLTWTLFSEMFLREFVPQTFRDAWCTEFEYICQGIMTVLEYAIIFSELSRHAPTLVSIVGERVRRFIEGLNYGIRFSLARELEIDTPYQQVVDISQRLEGLRGRKREDRKVKRPRDFGGYSGSHAPATSRHGRCYVIRPIHSELPASSTCPAIPRSQIAHFDQPYIVHLLHGVTSAVSLAD; translated from the coding sequence atgggtattgtggagacaagTGGAGCTGCTTTAACCACATTCCAGCTGTCaagagcagcgtatcagtggtggtgggattacgaggagggtagcccagccgatgcaaCTTCTCTCACATGGACTctgttttcagagatgttcttgagagagtttgttccccaaaccTTTCGGGATGCATGGTGCACAGAGTTTGAGTATATATGCCAGGGTATTATgacagtgttagagtatgccatcatattcagtgagttgtccagacatgcacctaccttggtttcTATAGTCGGAGAGCGAGTCCgccgattcatcgaggggcttaactatggtattagatttagcttggctcgagagttggagatagatactccatatcagcaggtggtagatATCTCGCAGAGGTTGGAGGGTTTGCGGGGTCGTAAGAGAGAGGATAGGAAggtcaagaggcctcgagattttggaggatatagtGGTTCCCACGCCCCAGCTACATCTCGTCATGGTAGATGCTATGTGATCCGTCCAATTCATTCAgaacttccagcttctagtaCTTGTCCGGCTATTCCGAGGTCTCAGATTGCCCATTTTGATCAGCCATAtatagtgcacctcctgcacggggtaacttcagcggtcagtctagcCGACTAG